The Kaistella daneshvariae genomic sequence CGGAAGTAAAGGTCGCGGTCCTATAAGACTCATATCACCAATTAAAACATTCAGAAGTTGGGGGATCTCATCCAAAGAGGTTTTACGGACAAACTGACCAATTGCGGTGAGTCTTTGTGCATCCGGAAGCAGTGCTCCTGTTGAATCTCGCTCCTCCGTCATGGTACGGAATTTAATGATTTGAAAAAGACGCTGGTCCTTGCCGGGCCTGGTCTGAAAAAAGAAAGGTTTTCCTTTATTGGCCAGCGTCAGACCGATCGTCACGACTAAAAAAATAGGGCTCAAGATTAGGAGTCCAACCAGGGCCGCGAGGAAATCGAAAAGACGTTTGAAAAAGGACGCGTACATTGTTAGTGGGACGTAAATTTTAAAAAATTATCAAGTCCTCAAATTTATTAAAATTTATCCGAGTGTTTAATCTTTTTTTTCAGCAGCCCGGTATTCAGCTAAAATAGCCTGCCAAACCACCTGTTGATCATAACGGGAAGATATCATGGAACGCGCCTGGCTTTGTAGCTTTTCCCGCCAAGGCTCATTCTGAACGATTTCAGTCATGGAGCTTTTTAAGGCCTGAACATCCTTTACGGGGATGATCGTTCCGTTTTCTCCTTCAATAATAATTTCATTACAGCCATTGATATTGGACACGATGGAAGGAAGTTCCAGAGCACCCGCCTGAAGAACGACATTGGGAAAACCTTCTCGGTACGAAGGGAATACAAGAACATGTGAAATTGCAAAGTAGGGACGTACATCATTTTGATAACCTGCCATGATGATATTTTTATTGAATTCGATTTCTGCCAACGTTGCCGGATTTAAAGGATCAAGCTCGGTTTCCAAAGGACCGACGAGCAAAAGTTTTGTTTTCGGCAGGGCGATTTCTTTAAAAGCCTCTACCAGCTCATTAATTCCTTTATCGCCTACGAGACGGCCCACAAAAATAAAGACAAAATCTTCCGGAAGAATTCCTAAATCCTGGCGGAGTTCCTGTTGTTGTACTTCCGGAATTTGGGAGCGACTGAAAAATTCGGTGTCGATGCCGTTGCTGCTGCCCTTGCCTAAAACTTTTAATTTAGAGATTTCAGCGAAATTTTCTTGAACGATAAAATCATAGAGTCCCCGGGAGTTGGGATACACTTTTGTGGCGCAGGCGTAGGTTAGTTTTTCCACAAAATTGAGGACTTTCCTTTTAATTCCCGTTGCTTCCATTAACG encodes the following:
- a CDS encoding sugar transferase, which gives rise to MYASFFKRLFDFLAALVGLLILSPIFLVVTIGLTLANKGKPFFFQTRPGKDQRLFQIIKFRTMTEERDSTGALLPDAQRLTAIGQFVRKTSLDEIPQLLNVLIGDMSLIGPRPLLPQYLPLYNAVQTRRHEVRPGITGWAQVNGRNAISWEEKFNFDVWYVENMSFLLDIKILFLTLKKVFIREGISAAGEATITPFEGSPID
- a CDS encoding glycosyltransferase family 4 protein; amino-acid sequence: MKKLLRITTVPISLDKLLGKQLSFMNQYYEVTAVSADAPELARVAKKYGVKHHPLEMTREISPLQDLIALWKFYNFCKKEKPFLVHSHTPKAGIVGMLGAQLAGVPHRLHTVAGLPLMEATGIKRKVLNFVEKLTYACATKVYPNSRGLYDFIVQENFAEISKLKVLGKGSSNGIDTEFFSRSQIPEVQQQELRQDLGILPEDFVFIFVGRLVGDKGINELVEAFKEIALPKTKLLLVGPLETELDPLNPATLAEIEFNKNIIMAGYQNDVRPYFAISHVLVFPSYREGFPNVVLQAGALELPSIVSNINGCNEIIIEGENGTIIPVKDVQALKSSMTEIVQNEPWREKLQSQARSMISSRYDQQVVWQAILAEYRAAEKKD